In the Suncus etruscus isolate mSunEtr1 chromosome 20, mSunEtr1.pri.cur, whole genome shotgun sequence genome, one interval contains:
- the CTDSPL gene encoding CTD small phosphatase-like protein, whose protein sequence is MDGPAIITQVANPKDDEARAAAGDKASQCSVSLKKQRSRSILSSFFCCFRDYNVEAPPASNPSVLPPLLEENGGLQKGDQRQVISIPSPPAKYLLPEVTVLDYGKKCVVIDLDETLVHSSFKPISNADFIVPVEIDGTIHQVYVLKRPHVDEFLQRMGQLFECVLFTASLAKYADPVADLLDRWGVFRARLFRESCVFHRGNYVKDLSRLGRELSKVIIVDNSPASYIFHPENAVPVQSWFDDMTDTELLDLIPFFEGLSREDDVYSMLHTLCSR, encoded by the exons CTTCCCAGTGCAGCGTCAGCTTGAAGAAGCAAAGAAGCCGCAGCATTCTCAGCTCCTTCTTCTGCTGCTTTCGTGACTATAATGTGGAGGCCCCACCAGCCAGCAACCCCAGCGTGCTTCCGCCACTGCTGGAGGAGAATGGTGGGCTTCAGAAG GGTGATCAGCGGCAGGTCATTTCCATCCCAAGT CCACCAGCTAAATACCTCCTTCCAGAGGTGACAGTGCTAGACTACGGAAAGAAGTGTGTGGTCATTGATTTAGATGAAACATTGGTGCACAGTTCATTTAAG ccTATTAGTAATGCTGATTTTATTGTTCCCGTTGAAATCGATGGAACTATACATCAG GTATATGTGTTGAAGCGGCCACATGTGGATGAGTTCCTCCAGAGGATGGGGCAGCTCTTCGAATGTGTGCTCTTTACAGCCAGCTTGGCCAAG TACGCAGACCCCGTGGCCGACCTGCTTGATCGCTGGGGTGTGTTCCGGGCCCGACTCTTCCGAGAATCCTGTGTTTTCCATCGCGGGAACTACGTGAAGGACCTGAGTCGCCTTGGTCGGGAGCTGAGCAAAGTCATCATCGTGGACAATTCTCCTGCCTCGTACATCTTCCACCCCGAGAATGCA GTCCCCGTGCAGTCCTGGTTTGATGACATGACAGACACGGAGCTGCTGGACCTCATCCCCTTCTTTGAGGGCCTGAGCCGGGAAGACGACGTCTACAGCATGCTGCACACGCTCTGCAGCAGGTAG